The Phormidium yuhuli AB48 DNA window TATGGGGAATTGCCCTTAATTGACTGTTGTGGGGGACAGCTCAATCAGGTGTTTACGACTATCCTTAGTAATGCCCTTGACGCTTTGGATAATTGTGCAGTAGACCGAGGGGAAGATTGGCAGCCTTATATCGAGATTGAGACTTCCGTTATGGGAGAGATGGCTGTCATCGAGATTCGCAATAATGGGGGAGCGATTCCCCCAGAGATTCGGGAACATCTATTTGATTCCTGTGTCATTCGCAAACCCCAAGGACTCGGAACGGGGATGGGGTTACCTATTAGCCATGACATCATTACCCAAACCCATGGCGGTCGTTTAACCTGTGAGGTGGAGGGCGATCGCGTTGGCTTTATCATTGAGATCCCCATGCAACCTGATCTCACTCCCCCTTCCCGAGAAGTCCAAGCCGCAAGTCGTTGATCAAGTCCGAATGAGTCAGTTTTCTCAGACCCCCAATCGTCACCAAATTCTCCAGGAAGTGTTGAATCTGGGGTTTCATCGCGTGGGAATCGCGGTGGTTTCCCCTGAACCAGATGAGGGGGAAGTGGAGGCGGTGAATCATTTGCAACGCTGGTTGGAACAAGGGTATCAGGCGGATATGGCCTGGATGGCCAATCCGAAACGCCAGGATATTCGCCAAGTTCTGCCGAATGTGCGATCGGTGATTGCGGTGGCCTTGAACTATTACACCGACTCCCCCCAGCCCGAGCATGAGGATGGGGCGAAAATCTCTCGCTATGCCTGGGGCCGGGACTATCATAAGGTTCTCCATCGCCGCCTTAAACACCTCTGTCGTTGGTTGGAGGGGTTTGATCCCGAGATTCAGGCGAAATACTATGCCGACACGGGCCCGGTTCAGGATAAAGTCTGGGCCCAACGAGCGGGGATTGGTTGGATTGCGAAAAATGGCAATGTGATTACCCGAGATTATGGCTCTTGGGTGTTCCTGGGGGAAGTGCTGACGAATCTTCCCTTGGAGGGCGATCGCCCCCATACAGACCATTGTGGCACTTGTACCCGCTGTATTGAGGCTTGTCCAACGGCGGCGATTGTTCGTCCTGGGGTGGTGGATGCGAATCGCTGTTTGGCCTATCACACCATTGAAAACCGGGGCGATCGCCTCCCGGATGACATCGCCAAGAACCTCAACGGCTGGGTGGCGGGGTGTGATATTTGTCAGGAGGTTTGTCCTTGGAATCAGCGATTTGCTCAAGCCACGGATGTGGAGGAGTTTTATCCCTATCCCCAAAACCAAAACCCCAGCCTCTCGGAATTAGCTCATCTGACTGAGGAGGACTGGGATCAACGGTTCCGGGCCTCAGCCTTGCGACGCATTAAACCAGCGATGTGGCGACGTAATAGCCAACAGGCCAAAGCCTCGCCCGATTAAGGACGAGGTTGGCACAAGGGGGAGTGGGTTAATCCCTCTAAGACTTAGCCATTCACCGCCGCTGGCTCATTGGCGTTGCGGGAACGACGGCGGGTGAGGGAATTAAACAACATCTGGCCGATGGCTTTGATGAGATTCCCTTCGAGTTCCTCAAACATGACCATGTTCAGTCGGAAGGCATCATTAGCCTCATCGACAATGCGATCGGCTTGAGTCTCGTCAATGGGGAGACTGTCCATGGCTTGACGATACTCGTTCTTAAAGGCTTTCTCGTCAGGAATGTCGGCGAATTCATAAAACGCCGTTCCTTCGCCATCCTGTAACCCCATGGCTTTCTGGGCAATGTTTTTGAGAATCTGTCCGCCGGAGAGATCTCCTAAATAGCGGGTGTAGCAATGAGCCACCAACAGTTCCGGCTCACTGTTGGAAACCTCCCGAATGCGGTTGACATAGCCTTGTCCACCCTCAGAGGGTTTCACCACCTCACGCCAGTTGGGCCCGAAGTAGTAGTGCAAATCCTGTTCTAAACTCTCCTTGCGGTTTAGTTGAGGATAGTAGAGTTGGGACAACACGGGATGGTCCCGGTGGCGTTCCATCTCTTCTTCCATGGCAGAGTAGACAAAGTAGAAGTTTGCCGCTAGGTTCCGATAGGAGTTTTTCTCCACGGTCCCTTTCAGGAAACATTTGATAAAGCCCACGTTTTCAGCCATGGTGTGAGACTTTTTCGTGCCTTCCCGGAGTTTTGTCGCGAGATTACTGGTCATACTAAATAAAAATGCTATAATTCTCTGCTCAGCGTATCGATGA harbors:
- the queG gene encoding tRNA epoxyqueuosine(34) reductase QueG — encoded protein: MSQFSQTPNRHQILQEVLNLGFHRVGIAVVSPEPDEGEVEAVNHLQRWLEQGYQADMAWMANPKRQDIRQVLPNVRSVIAVALNYYTDSPQPEHEDGAKISRYAWGRDYHKVLHRRLKHLCRWLEGFDPEIQAKYYADTGPVQDKVWAQRAGIGWIAKNGNVITRDYGSWVFLGEVLTNLPLEGDRPHTDHCGTCTRCIEACPTAAIVRPGVVDANRCLAYHTIENRGDRLPDDIAKNLNGWVAGCDICQEVCPWNQRFAQATDVEEFYPYPQNQNPSLSELAHLTEEDWDQRFRASALRRIKPAMWRRNSQQAKASPD
- a CDS encoding biliverdin-producing heme oxygenase, which translates into the protein MTSNLATKLREGTKKSHTMAENVGFIKCFLKGTVEKNSYRNLAANFYFVYSAMEEEMERHRDHPVLSQLYYPQLNRKESLEQDLHYYFGPNWREVVKPSEGGQGYVNRIREVSNSEPELLVAHCYTRYLGDLSGGQILKNIAQKAMGLQDGEGTAFYEFADIPDEKAFKNEYRQAMDSLPIDETQADRIVDEANDAFRLNMVMFEELEGNLIKAIGQMLFNSLTRRRSRNANEPAAVNG